A single Biomphalaria glabrata chromosome 2, xgBioGlab47.1, whole genome shotgun sequence DNA region contains:
- the LOC129924796 gene encoding homeobox protein 2-like, translating into MSTYDKILELAREMELKGEKKREFIERELDELKKKEREVAERDERAAERAHQKEMKEIEGKVELAKLEAAKVNPNILQPLTQQAKPYVSKFHKFNEKNETLENYIVQFEHIASTYDMSPRDMAKHLLANLAGEPLNIIATLTPEQKTDYKAVKNRLLKHFGKSEDHYRKLFQDIRLQKNGDYNRIIFEIKQNILKWLELSNCDMTRPDQIIDMFLIDSVLLNVTDNIFTFLKEKKIKNETELITNLNLFKDSHPNHTIDRRDHQIAATINTDSSKFKYSSNNKTCFNCGIKGHIKSQCRSINRSTFQYQSGTYRDNKYDNRRNSRATQSYSPNDRRRQYNTNNDNYNFQNYQRRQQYNTNNFQNYHRQSRRDGYERNRYNRNTSNRWQRNSNNRIHRRPSSYDNSAATIDTHEHEHVAFMNSTPENNSYPLLTNGLDNASRNSNIRTGNTHDTSS; encoded by the coding sequence ATGTCTACCTATGATAAAATCTTGGAGTTGGCCAGAGAAATGGAATTGAAgggtgaaaagaaaagagaatttaTCGAAAGAGAATTGGAtgaattaaagaagaaagaacGTGAAGTAGCGGAACGAGATGAACGAGCGGCAGAAAGAGCGcatcagaaagaaatgaaagaaatagaggGAAAAGTTGAGTTAGCTAAACTGGAAGCTGCAAAAGTGAATCCGAACATATTACAACCACTGACACAGCAAGCCAAACCATACGTCTCGAAGTTCCATAAGTTCAATGAGAAAAACGAAACTCTTGAAAACTACATTGTGCAATTTGAGCACATAGCCTCAACGTATGACATGTCTCCTAGAGATATGGCCAAGCACCTACTCGCCAATCTTGCAGGTGAACCGCTGAACATAATAGCCACCCTGACACCTGAACAAAAGACTGACTACAAGGCTGTGAAAAACAGACTCCTCAAACACTTTGGCAAATCCGAGGACCACTACAGAAAACTCTTTCAAGACATCAGATTGCAAAAGAACGGTGATTACAAcagaattatttttgaaattaagcaAAATATCTTAAAGTGGCTTGAACTCTCCAACTGTGATATGACGAGACCAGACCAAATCATTGATATGTTCTTAATTGACAGTGTACTATTGAATGTTACAGACAACATTTTCACTTTcctgaaagagaagaaaattaaaaacgaaaCAGAACTCATAACTAACCTGAATTTATTCAAAGACAGCCATCCCAATCACACCATCGACAGAAGAGACCATCAAATAGCTGCCACCATTAACACTGATTCAAGTAAATTCAAATACAGCAGCAACAATAAAACCTGCTTTAACTGCGGCATAAAGGGTCACATAAAGAGCCAATGTAGATCAATCAACAGAAGCACTTTCCAGTATCAAAGTGGCACATATCGAGACAATAAATATGACAACAGAAGAAACAGCAGAGCAACCCAAAGTTACAGCCCTAATGATAGAAGAAGGCAATACAACACCAACAACGATAATTACAACTTCCAGAACTATCAAagaagacagcaatacaataccAACAACTTTCAGAACTATCACAGACAATCCAGACGTGATGGCTACGAACGAAACAGATACAACAGAAATACTTCAAACAGATGGCAAAGAAACAGCAACAATAGAATCCATAGACGCCCTAGCAGTTATGACAACTCAGCCGCAACCATCGACACTCACGAACACGAACATGTAGCATTCATGAACTCAACTCCAGAAAATAATTCCTATCCATTACTTACAAACGGGCTGGACAACGCATCACGAAACAGTAACATTAGAACTGGAAACACACATGACACTAGTAGTTAG